ATCATGCCCTGCTTCAGCAGCTCGAAACCGGCGATTTTTACCTGATTGATTTGGGCAGTCGAAACGGCTCGTTTGTTAATGGGCGACGGGTGAGTGTTCCTGTCACCCTACAAAGTGGCGATCGGCTCACCTTCGGTCAAACAGAGCTAGAGTTTTTCGCTCCCAATCTGGATGCCAGTGCCCCTACCCTGACTGGCGACTCACAGGAATTTACGGCAACCGCAACACTTCATGTACGGCGGTTGATTTCGGTGCTGGTCGTGGATATCCGCAACTTCTCCGGCATGACGCGCCAGATCGATGAAAAGGTGCTTTCGGAAGTCATTGGCACCTGGTTCCGCTGTGCGGGCGATATTATCCGCGATTACGGAAGCTGGGTCGATAAGTATATCGGCGATGCGGTGATGGCAGTCTGGATTCATGGGGCACAGGGTATTAGTCCCGGCGAGATGATGCGGGTTGCTCACGCGCTGAGCGCACTGCACAAAATGACCAGCCAGCTTCATGAAACCTATCCGCTACCCGCTCCAATTCGGATTGGCGCAGGATTGAATACAGGCTATGCGATGGTGGGCAACACGGGCACAGGCGATCGACCGGACTACACAGCACTAGGCGACACGGTCAATGCTGCTTTTCGGCTGGAATCCTCGACCAAACAGCTTGGTATGGACATTGCCCTGGGCGAAACCACCTACCGCTATCTAATTGAAGCCGGGGTTAAGCCGGAGCTATTTGTGCCGAAGACAGTGCAGCTCAAAGGCTATGAAATGTCCACCCAGGCATATGCCGGACTCTTTGCCGACCTGGAAGCCTTTCTGCGATCGCCTCAGGCTTGAAAAAAGCAGGATGCGCCCAACTTTGGACAAAAAACTCTAGCCAAAAAACTTTAGCCAAAAAAAGAGGGGTAGACTCGATCGCCTTCCCCAATTCATCGAAATTCAGTTTAGATTTACAGCCAGTTTGCCTTCACGACAGCGATCGCCTCTACAGAAGAAATATAGAAGCCTGCTGCCGTGCAACTGGATTTATACTGTCGCTGCTTCAGCCACAGCCGGATAAACGCTAATCTTTTGGCGGCTCTTGCCTTTGCGCTCAAAGGTAACAACGCCATCGACCAGGGCAAATAGCGTATCGTCATTGCCGCGTCCAACGTTGACGCCGGGGTGAAACTTCGTGCCACGCTGACGCACCAGAATATTTCCAGCACGCACAACCTGACCGCCAAACCGCTTCACGCCCAACCGTTGAGCATTAGAATCTCGACCGTTACGGGTACTGCCCGTCCCTTTCTTATGTGCCATCGTTTCCTCGAATCTTGACTAGGGTTGATGTGAATTGTTGGATGAAGTCTAGTTTAAAGTTTAGCCTGAATTATTCGGCTGCTGCTGCGGGGACTGCTTGAGCCGATTCTCCGCGAGCCACAACTTCCCCATTTAGCGAGATCGAATTGATCATCAGGCGCGTAATTTCCTGGCGATGTCCCCGCTTTTTGCGCGTCTTTTTCTTGGGCTTCATCTTGTAGACCAGCACCTTCTTCCCCCGGAAGTGGCGCAGCACCGTTGCTTCTACCGTTGCTCCAGAGACCGTAGGTTGACCAATCGAGATATCCCCATCGTTTTCGACAAAGAGAACGCGATCGATCGTCACTGCTCCATCAACATCCACTGCCAGCCGTTCGACATCGTAAAAGCGACCGGGTTCAACCCGAAACTGTTTGCCGCCCGTTTCAATAATTGCGTAAGTCATGATATTCCTCGAAGATTGCCGTACAGGTAGCCGGGAGTTTTGATTTTGATCCGGGCATTTTCTTGTTGAACCTGATCCGAGCGATTAAACGCCAAGAGACTATTGTCGCGAATTAAATAGAAGAGTGTCAAGTTAAAACTGAATTAAGCTGAACTAAACAATAAAGCTGGCAGATTCTCCCTGTGCCGCCTGCCGACTGCGGGCATCGTAGTAGAGATCTTCCAGGGTAATACTGTAGAGGGCTTCTTTTAATTTGTGGTGGAGCCGCTGCCAGAGGGCAAATGTAACCCAATCCTCTGCCTGGTCTGCCTCCGGAGTGAGTCGCTTCAGGGGTTC
This is a stretch of genomic DNA from Leptolyngbya ohadii IS1. It encodes these proteins:
- a CDS encoding adenylate/guanylate cyclase domain-containing protein, encoding MRQNTSHGNHTVYETAVSGQSVPHLILHTESGDRYFSLVGSNCWRVGRGDDNNFVLPDRWISRNHALLQQLETGDFYLIDLGSRNGSFVNGRRVSVPVTLQSGDRLTFGQTELEFFAPNLDASAPTLTGDSQEFTATATLHVRRLISVLVVDIRNFSGMTRQIDEKVLSEVIGTWFRCAGDIIRDYGSWVDKYIGDAVMAVWIHGAQGISPGEMMRVAHALSALHKMTSQLHETYPLPAPIRIGAGLNTGYAMVGNTGTGDRPDYTALGDTVNAAFRLESSTKQLGMDIALGETTYRYLIEAGVKPELFVPKTVQLKGYEMSTQAYAGLFADLEAFLRSPQA
- the rpmA gene encoding 50S ribosomal protein L27, which codes for MAHKKGTGSTRNGRDSNAQRLGVKRFGGQVVRAGNILVRQRGTKFHPGVNVGRGNDDTLFALVDGVVTFERKGKSRQKISVYPAVAEAATV
- the rplU gene encoding 50S ribosomal protein L21; protein product: MTYAIIETGGKQFRVEPGRFYDVERLAVDVDGAVTIDRVLFVENDGDISIGQPTVSGATVEATVLRHFRGKKVLVYKMKPKKKTRKKRGHRQEITRLMINSISLNGEVVARGESAQAVPAAAAE